One genomic segment of Methylocystis sp. SC2 includes these proteins:
- a CDS encoding type II toxin-antitoxin system HicA family toxin, which yields MLTNSRDIIRRLEKEGWRRVRVTGSHHHFAKNSRRDIVTVPHPRKDIPIGTVKHIYRQAGWDKN from the coding sequence ATGCTCACCAACAGCCGCGACATCATTCGCCGCCTCGAAAAAGAGGGATGGCGGCGCGTGCGCGTTACTGGTTCCCATCATCACTTCGCAAAGAACAGTCGGCGAGACATCGTTACCGTGCCTCACCCGCGAAAAGACATCCCTATCGGAACCGTCAAGCACATCTACCGGCAAGCCGGTTGGGACAAGAATTAA
- a CDS encoding type II toxin-antitoxin system HicB family antitoxin, with protein sequence MKPYIVIVHKDEHSAYGMSFPDAPGCFSAADEIDDIFAMAAEALEGWTEAMIEFGDPLPTTRDLSDIKADPKWADSFEDAELVIALPAPRPELIQQAA encoded by the coding sequence ATGAAGCCCTACATCGTCATCGTCCATAAGGACGAACACAGCGCCTACGGCATGAGCTTTCCCGACGCGCCGGGATGCTTTTCGGCGGCCGACGAGATCGATGATATTTTCGCCATGGCGGCTGAAGCGCTGGAAGGATGGACCGAAGCGATGATCGAATTCGGCGATCCATTGCCGACGACGCGCGACTTGTCGGACATCAAAGCCGATCCAAAATGGGCTGATAGTTTCGAAGACGCGGAACTCGTGATCGCCTTGCCCGCTCCGCGTCCCGAACTCATCCAACAGGCGGCTTGA
- a CDS encoding L,D-transpeptidase family protein encodes MTAGEKAERLLRAALAGATLSAFAAPAAAAQYPPRRAETFDPPPLVALFDVERLPTRAPLDNPNFAVADPAPAAVLLDVELRAEPVEPDSLDLARSLQPEEKRDLALALDAWATAGDATLGPERRRLRAALAAAYAARDLAPFWIENGEWRASARAALARLALAADDGLDLRAYATPDAEKAAPTAADELALSEAIAAYALQARGARIEPERISRLVGAKTTLPDPAQAVAEVAGAGATAGDALQAYNPTHYGYQQLREKLIEMRMQRAGAPASDGLYAAAAEGVTQSDVLPAASKSKRRRAAGLAKASTSRVEAEIIANMERWRWLPRDLGEERVEVNIPDFELAVVRNGEVTHRTRVIVGKEATPTPIFSNALQYIIVNPYWNVPPSILNKEMLPKANGDVAAIAASGFNVSYRGGKLVVRQPPGERNALGRIKFMFPNDFSVYLHDTPSRNLFAASHRAFSHGCMRVDAPFALAEAVLGPRSGWSESRVRRLIGGSERYINLSKPLPIHIEYFTAYVDEGGRIVLRPDLYGYSARVRKALGLGA; translated from the coding sequence ATGACCGCTGGCGAAAAGGCCGAGCGACTTCTCCGCGCCGCGCTTGCGGGCGCGACCCTGTCGGCGTTCGCCGCTCCTGCGGCGGCGGCGCAATATCCGCCGCGTCGCGCCGAAACGTTTGACCCGCCGCCGCTCGTCGCGCTGTTTGACGTGGAGCGCCTCCCGACGCGCGCGCCATTGGACAACCCGAACTTCGCCGTCGCGGACCCGGCGCCCGCCGCGGTCCTGCTCGACGTCGAGCTGCGCGCCGAGCCTGTCGAGCCGGACTCGCTCGACCTCGCCAGGAGCCTTCAGCCTGAGGAGAAGCGCGATCTCGCCCTGGCGCTCGACGCCTGGGCGACGGCCGGCGATGCAACGCTCGGGCCCGAGCGCCGCCGGCTGCGCGCGGCGTTGGCGGCCGCCTACGCCGCCCGAGATCTCGCGCCGTTCTGGATCGAGAATGGAGAATGGCGCGCTTCGGCCCGGGCCGCGCTCGCGCGCCTCGCGCTCGCCGCCGATGACGGGCTCGATCTTCGCGCCTATGCGACGCCGGACGCCGAAAAGGCGGCGCCCACGGCGGCGGACGAACTCGCTCTGTCGGAGGCGATCGCCGCCTATGCGCTGCAGGCGCGTGGCGCCCGGATCGAACCTGAACGCATCTCGCGGCTCGTCGGGGCGAAAACGACCCTCCCCGATCCGGCGCAGGCCGTGGCCGAAGTCGCCGGCGCGGGCGCAACCGCCGGCGACGCGCTGCAGGCCTATAATCCCACGCATTACGGCTATCAGCAGCTGCGCGAAAAACTCATCGAGATGAGAATGCAGCGCGCCGGCGCGCCTGCCTCCGACGGACTTTACGCCGCAGCCGCCGAGGGCGTCACCCAGAGCGACGTCCTGCCGGCCGCAAGCAAGTCCAAGCGGCGCCGCGCCGCCGGGCTCGCCAAGGCTTCGACCTCGCGGGTCGAAGCCGAAATCATCGCCAATATGGAGCGGTGGCGCTGGTTGCCGCGCGACCTCGGCGAAGAGCGGGTCGAGGTGAATATTCCCGACTTCGAACTCGCCGTCGTGCGCAATGGCGAGGTGACGCATCGCACGCGCGTCATCGTCGGCAAAGAGGCGACCCCGACGCCGATCTTCTCCAATGCGCTGCAATACATCATCGTCAATCCCTATTGGAACGTGCCGCCGTCGATCCTGAACAAGGAGATGCTGCCGAAGGCGAACGGCGACGTCGCCGCCATCGCGGCGAGCGGCTTCAACGTGTCCTATCGCGGCGGCAAGCTCGTGGTGCGCCAGCCGCCCGGCGAGCGCAATGCGCTTGGCCGCATCAAATTCATGTTCCCCAACGATTTCTCGGTATATTTGCACGATACGCCGTCGCGCAACCTGTTCGCCGCGTCGCATCGCGCCTTCAGCCATGGCTGCATGCGCGTCGACGCGCCTTTCGCGCTGGCGGAAGCCGTGCTCGGCCCCCGCAGCGGCTGGTCGGAAAGCCGCGTGCGCCGGCTGATCGGCGGCTCGGAACGCTACATCAATCTCTCCAAGCCGCTGCCGATCCACATCGAATATTTCACCGCCTATGTCGACGAAGGCGGGCGCATCGTGCTGCGCCCCGATCTCTACGGCTATTCGGCGCGGGTGCGGAAGGCTTTGGGGCTAGGCGCCTGA
- a CDS encoding class I SAM-dependent methyltransferase: MPPITTEQIHAGQAVYTPKMLAIYDLLVLGLSNRWIWKCPTPRLLAHYDRHISGNHLDVGVGTGYFLDRCRFPAPTPRVALMDMNRDALQYAARRIARYRPEIYVRNVLAPIDAEGAKFDSLGVNYLLHCLPGDMATKARAFDFLAPLLNPGAVVFGSTLLQGGVERSFAAQRLMAFYNSKGVFSNAQDDLETLTRELEKRFSAVSVETIGCAALFSATVKGSGA, from the coding sequence ATGCCGCCGATCACCACCGAGCAAATTCACGCCGGACAGGCGGTCTACACGCCGAAGATGCTCGCGATCTACGATCTGCTGGTGCTCGGCCTGTCCAATCGGTGGATCTGGAAATGTCCCACTCCCCGGCTGCTCGCCCATTACGATCGACACATCAGCGGCAATCATCTCGATGTCGGCGTCGGCACCGGCTATTTTCTCGATCGCTGCCGTTTTCCGGCGCCGACGCCGCGCGTCGCGCTGATGGATATGAACCGCGACGCGCTGCAATATGCGGCGCGACGCATCGCGCGCTATCGGCCCGAGATCTATGTGCGCAATGTGCTGGCGCCGATCGACGCCGAGGGCGCCAAATTCGACTCGCTCGGCGTCAATTATCTCCTGCATTGCCTGCCGGGCGACATGGCGACGAAGGCGCGCGCCTTCGATTTCCTCGCGCCCCTGCTGAATCCCGGCGCCGTCGTCTTCGGCTCGACGCTGCTGCAAGGCGGGGTCGAACGCAGCTTCGCGGCGCAGAGGCTGATGGCGTTCTATAACTCCAAGGGCGTATTTTCGAATGCGCAGGACGATCTGGAGACGTTGACGCGCGAACTCGAAAAGCGCTTCAGCGCGGTGAGCGTCGAAACGATCGGCTGCGCCGCGCTGTTTTCCGCAACCGTGAAAGGTTCAGGCGCCTAG